Proteins encoded in a region of the Candidatus Woesearchaeota archaeon genome:
- a CDS encoding HEPN domain-containing protein has translation MSQASNKVKWCLHKAKGELESSLSHRGLVQVKENRDLAEKHLRKAEHNLKAALCFRKEGFSDWSTSAFFYCIYHCLLGIAARFGYESRNQECTIALVEWLIEEKKINLDKRFIDMLTTTNPEEAHITSVIRLRENFQYGVALEMK, from the coding sequence ATGTCGCAAGCTTCTAACAAAGTAAAATGGTGCCTACACAAGGCAAAAGGAGAATTAGAATCTTCACTGTCCCACAGAGGATTAGTCCAAGTAAAAGAAAATAGAGACCTTGCTGAGAAGCACCTACGAAAAGCTGAACATAATCTCAAGGCTGCACTTTGCTTTCGAAAAGAAGGATTTTCAGATTGGTCTACAAGTGCTTTCTTCTATTGTATCTATCACTGTCTTCTTGGAATTGCTGCACGGTTTGGCTATGAGTCAAGAAACCAAGAATGCACTATTGCCTTGGTTGAATGGCTGATAGAGGAAAAAAAGATCAATCTTGATAAACGATTTATAGATATGTTAACAACAACAAACCCAGAAGAAGCACACATCACCAGCGTTATTCGTTTAAGGGAAAATTTTCAATACGGTGTTGCACTAGAAATGAAATAA
- a CDS encoding TrmB family transcriptional regulator — MIAQKSFLNKLKEFGLNSYEAKIWTALLSRGVSTAGELSDISNVPRSRSYDVLENLEKKGFIVMKLGKPIKYIAVPPEEVLDRVKKRIKENAEKQSEYLDEVSDSPIMAELNLLHKQGVDVVEPTELTGSFKSRNHLYNQMELMIKAAETSVTIMTTAEGLARKADVLKTAFEKAKKRGVSIKIAAPITKETFIAARELSSFVELRNVPEIKARFCLVDGKEIVFMLLDDKDVQPNYDAGIWATTPFFAKAMQDMFNAVWKEAETVKAINK; from the coding sequence ATGATCGCACAAAAAAGTTTTTTAAACAAACTAAAAGAATTTGGTCTTAATAGTTACGAAGCTAAGATTTGGACGGCATTACTTTCTCGTGGAGTATCAACTGCAGGAGAACTTTCTGATATCTCAAATGTTCCTCGTTCCAGAAGCTATGATGTGCTTGAGAATTTGGAAAAGAAGGGATTTATTGTCATGAAATTGGGCAAGCCTATCAAATATATTGCTGTTCCCCCAGAAGAGGTTCTTGATCGTGTGAAGAAGCGCATTAAGGAGAATGCAGAAAAACAATCGGAATACCTTGATGAAGTGAGTGATAGTCCTATTATGGCTGAATTGAATCTCTTACACAAACAGGGTGTGGACGTTGTTGAACCAACTGAGCTTACGGGAAGTTTCAAAAGTAGAAATCATCTCTACAACCAGATGGAACTCATGATTAAAGCAGCCGAAACAAGTGTTACTATTATGACAACGGCTGAAGGACTTGCGAGAAAAGCAGATGTACTCAAAACCGCGTTTGAAAAGGCGAAAAAGCGTGGCGTGAGCATTAAAATCGCTGCTCCAATTACCAAAGAGACCTTTATTGCTGCACGAGAATTATCTTCTTTCGTAGAACTACGAAATGTTCCAGAGATCAAAGCACGGTTCTGTTTGGTTGATGGCAAGGAAATCGTCTTTATGCTCCTTGATGATAAGGACGTACAACCAAACTACGATGCAGGCATCTGGGCAACAACTCCATTCTTTGCAAAAGCAATGCAAGATATGTTCAATGCAGTCTGGAAAGAAGCTGAGACAGTGAAAGCTATAAATAAGTAA
- a CDS encoding putative toxin-antitoxin system toxin component, PIN family, translating to MQHLQQYLMINNCFSRQELRYYSTTEILSEYQEILKRDFDFSDEEVSEIMEKVLTFVIMVNPQTKISVIKEDSDDDKIVECALESESKYIITYDKHLLNLKEYKGIRIIRPDEARVIL from the coding sequence ATGCAGCACCTTCAACAGTATCTAATGATAAATAACTGCTTTAGTAGACAAGAATTAAGATATTATTCTACTACTGAGATTCTTTCAGAATACCAAGAAATTTTGAAACGGGACTTCGATTTCTCTGACGAAGAGGTGTCTGAAATTATGGAAAAAGTTCTCACATTTGTAATTATGGTAAATCCCCAAACGAAAATAAGTGTAATAAAAGAAGATTCTGATGACGATAAAATTGTTGAATGTGCTCTTGAATCTGAGTCCAAGTATATTATCACCTATGATAAACATTTGTTGAATCTTAAAGAATACAAGGGGATACGAATAATTAGACCAGACGAAGCAAGGGTTATCCTATAA
- the tnpA gene encoding IS200/IS605 family transposase, with protein MNSGSCELKSLSHSKGQNWYHVVIVPRARYPVFQYETTKILCEEGIKQVCSRNKIELFTFEVMPDHVHLFISCPLRKSILKICSLIKGGTSYYIRSKIPSLQRYPRLWSKGIFYRSVGNVSADAVRKYIDNSKGNQWKATREMQ; from the coding sequence ATGAATAGCGGGAGCTGTGAGTTAAAAAGCCTTTCGCATAGTAAAGGCCAAAATTGGTATCATGTGGTAATTGTGCCACGAGCACGTTATCCCGTATTCCAATATGAGACGACAAAAATTCTATGCGAGGAAGGAATAAAACAAGTGTGTAGTCGGAATAAAATTGAACTTTTTACTTTTGAAGTTATGCCCGACCATGTGCATCTATTCATTTCCTGTCCACTAAGGAAATCTATTCTGAAGATTTGTTCTCTGATCAAAGGTGGTACTTCTTACTACATAAGAAGTAAAATACCTAGTCTTCAAAGATACCCAAGGCTTTGGAGCAAAGGTATCTTTTATCGTAGTGTGGGAAATGTAAGTGCAGATGCTGTAAGAAAATACATTGATAACAGCAAAGGAAATCAATGGAAAGCGACACGAGAAATGCAATAA
- a CDS encoding proline--tRNA ligase, with product MQKQEKTETANVAKKVLTKPAKSSITAVKAATSRSNLGITVKKAEDMPEWYTQVILKAELADFAPIKGCMVIRPRGYAIWQNIMNYFNGRLKLLDVQNASFPLFIPESFFEREKQHAAGFEPEVAWIMKKDEESGERYALRPTSETIIYDSYARWVRSWRDLPLRINQWCNIVRWEVQDCKLFLRSREFLWQEGHCVYETKEDCDKEVLLYLEEYRKLAEEQLAIPVLLGQKTEKEKFAGALYTTTIEAFMPDGKALQLGTSHNLGQGFAKAFDISFIGHDEEKHLPWQNSWGFSTRLIGAVVMTHADDKGLILPPRIAPLKAVIVPILFEDTKAVVLRQAHLLKEQLEDEYFSVMVDDRDEVTPGWKFNEWELKGIPFRIEIGPKDLAQEHVVVVRRDTGKKEIVTFNELKTRLSELIDAMQTDLYQKAKQAFDQSIVATENWDDFVTCTNTKKMAKAFFCGSVDCEEDIKTTTKGVTSRCIPLHDSVPQGKKCIRCGKPAKHTVYFARNY from the coding sequence ATGCAGAAGCAAGAGAAAACAGAAACTGCAAACGTGGCAAAAAAAGTGCTGACAAAACCAGCAAAATCGTCAATAACCGCAGTAAAAGCTGCAACATCGCGAAGCAACTTAGGCATTACCGTTAAGAAAGCAGAAGACATGCCTGAATGGTATACCCAGGTTATTCTCAAGGCCGAGCTTGCGGATTTTGCTCCGATTAAAGGATGTATGGTCATTCGTCCACGCGGCTATGCGATTTGGCAAAATATCATGAATTATTTCAATGGGCGCCTCAAGCTGCTGGACGTACAGAATGCCTCATTCCCCCTGTTTATTCCTGAATCGTTCTTCGAACGTGAGAAGCAACATGCAGCTGGTTTTGAACCAGAGGTTGCCTGGATCATGAAAAAAGATGAAGAGAGTGGTGAGCGATATGCATTGCGACCAACCTCTGAAACCATAATCTATGATTCCTATGCACGGTGGGTCCGTTCCTGGAGAGACTTGCCCTTGCGCATCAACCAGTGGTGTAATATCGTACGCTGGGAAGTCCAAGATTGTAAACTTTTTTTACGTTCACGAGAATTTCTTTGGCAGGAAGGTCACTGTGTGTATGAAACCAAAGAAGACTGTGATAAGGAAGTTCTTCTCTACCTTGAAGAGTACCGTAAACTTGCTGAGGAACAACTCGCTATTCCCGTACTCCTCGGTCAAAAAACTGAGAAAGAAAAATTTGCCGGTGCTCTTTATACCACAACCATTGAGGCATTTATGCCTGACGGTAAAGCTCTCCAATTAGGAACATCGCATAACTTGGGTCAAGGGTTTGCTAAGGCCTTTGACATTTCCTTTATTGGTCATGATGAAGAGAAACACCTACCCTGGCAGAATTCCTGGGGTTTTTCAACCAGACTTATTGGAGCGGTTGTCATGACCCATGCTGATGATAAAGGTCTTATCTTGCCACCACGGATAGCTCCTCTCAAGGCAGTTATTGTCCCTATCCTCTTTGAAGATACCAAAGCAGTTGTTCTGAGACAGGCACATCTCCTCAAGGAACAACTTGAGGACGAGTATTTTTCAGTCATGGTTGATGACCGTGATGAGGTTACTCCTGGATGGAAATTTAATGAATGGGAACTCAAAGGTATTCCCTTCCGTATTGAAATTGGTCCTAAAGATCTTGCACAGGAACATGTTGTAGTGGTAAGACGGGATACAGGAAAAAAGGAAATCGTAACGTTTAACGAATTAAAAACACGATTGTCCGAGTTAATTGATGCTATGCAAACAGACCTTTATCAGAAGGCCAAACAAGCATTTGATCAGAGTATAGTAGCTACCGAAAACTGGGATGACTTTGTTACGTGCACGAACACCAAAAAAATGGCAAAAGCGTTTTTCTGTGGTAGCGTTGATTGCGAAGAGGACATTAAAACAACAACAAAAGGGGTAACTTCTCGATGTATTCCCTTGCATGATTCCGTGCCTCAAGGGAAGAAATGCATCAGATGTGGCAAACCAGCTAAACATACTGTTTATTTCGCTCGAAACTATTGA
- a CDS encoding proteasome subunit beta produces the protein METQQIMKTGTTTIAIKCKDGVVLAADKRATAGYLVVNKKTEKIYIVNDDLAITMAGTVSDAQLLSKLLKAELKLKELRTGTKATVKEAANFLGGMVYSNIRRFSVIPGISHFVMGGRDETGCSIYDIFADGSVTDADDYITSGSGSVFAYGVLETLYDKGLSLQQGVSLAVKAISAALQRDIASGNGIDVVTISSAGIQRVEESTIAALLRQK, from the coding sequence ATGGAAACTCAGCAGATTATGAAAACAGGTACTACTACCATTGCTATTAAATGTAAAGATGGCGTTGTCCTTGCAGCGGATAAGCGAGCAACTGCAGGATATCTTGTTGTTAACAAAAAAACCGAGAAAATCTACATCGTTAATGATGATTTAGCCATCACCATGGCAGGAACGGTTTCTGATGCTCAGCTTCTCAGTAAGTTACTCAAAGCAGAGTTAAAGCTTAAGGAGCTACGAACAGGGACGAAGGCTACCGTAAAAGAAGCTGCAAATTTTCTTGGTGGGATGGTTTACAGTAACATACGTCGATTCTCAGTTATTCCAGGAATATCCCATTTTGTCATGGGAGGAAGAGATGAGACTGGATGCTCAATCTATGATATTTTCGCTGATGGTTCAGTGACTGATGCAGATGATTATATCACCTCTGGCTCGGGAAGTGTTTTTGCTTATGGTGTTCTTGAAACACTATATGATAAGGGATTATCCCTTCAGCAGGGTGTTTCTCTTGCCGTAAAGGCAATAAGTGCTGCACTCCAACGTGACATTGCCTCAGGAAATGGTATCGACGTAGTAACCATCTCGTCTGCAGGTATCCAGCGGGTTGAAGAGTCAACTATTGCTGCCTTATTACGACAGAAATAG